In bacterium, the following proteins share a genomic window:
- a CDS encoding molybdenum cofactor guanylyltransferase, which produces MTTVPIRAGVLFGGESRRMGAPKHLERIGERTLIELACAPFVEAGFEVTLLGAGSVPPALASLAALADDPTVAAPRSGPLAGMLTAMTSAPDAAWIFVACDMPRVTPEAIAWLVSERDAASIAVLPRVGDEVQTMLALYEPAALGALADLGRAGKGPRDLAERGDVRTPGVPPHVATAWVNVNTRDELSVQARR; this is translated from the coding sequence TTCGGCGGCGAGAGCCGTCGGATGGGCGCGCCCAAGCATCTGGAGCGCATCGGCGAACGCACGCTGATCGAGCTTGCGTGCGCGCCGTTTGTCGAAGCGGGTTTCGAGGTGACGCTTCTTGGCGCGGGTTCGGTGCCGCCGGCGCTTGCGTCGCTTGCCGCGCTCGCCGACGACCCGACGGTCGCCGCGCCTCGCTCCGGCCCGCTCGCGGGCATGCTGACCGCCATGACGAGCGCGCCGGACGCGGCGTGGATTTTCGTCGCGTGCGACATGCCGCGGGTCACGCCCGAGGCGATCGCGTGGCTCGTAAGCGAGCGCGACGCGGCGTCGATCGCCGTCCTGCCGCGCGTCGGCGACGAGGTGCAGACGATGCTCGCGCTCTACGAACCGGCGGCGCTCGGCGCGCTGGCCGATCTGGGCAGGGCCGGCAAGGGTCCGCGCGATCTCGCCGAACGCGGCGATGTTCGCACGCCCGGCGTGCCGCCGCACGTCGCGACCGCGTGGGTCAACGTGAACACGCGCGATGAACTGTCGGTCCAGGCGCGGCGGTAA